Proteins from one Vicinamibacteria bacterium genomic window:
- a CDS encoding FAD-binding oxidoreductase, whose translation MTVESLRESVRGQVIGPDDEGYEAARRVFNAMIDRRPAFVVRCVGTGDVVGAVGFARENGLDLAIRGGGHSVPGFGTSDDAVVIDLSGMRDVQVDPERATARAEGGATWGVFNDATHPYGLATTGGIVSTTGVGGLTLGGGIGYLSRGVGLSCDNLLSAEVVTADGQVLTASEEENQDLFWALRGGGGNFGVVTAFEFRLHPVRDVYGGPLFFDRADAGAVLHAYRDFIQDAPEEFGGFPAWQIAPPLPFIPEERHGETMLAFVACWAGPVEDGEDVLKPLRDAAPVVAEHVGPMPYPALNSAFDALYPPGDLQHYWKANFVQELTDEAIDAHLEHGPNVPVVNSTVHIYPINGACHRVASDETAFAYRDATFATVIAGMWPDAADNEANIKWVRDYYDAVAPLSEEGGYVNFMSGDDQDRIKANYKGNYDRLTDVKRKYDPDNLFHLNQNIRP comes from the coding sequence ATGACCGTCGAAAGCCTCCGAGAGAGCGTGCGCGGCCAGGTGATCGGCCCCGACGACGAGGGTTACGAGGCCGCACGTCGGGTCTTCAATGCGATGATCGATCGTCGCCCGGCGTTCGTCGTGCGGTGCGTCGGCACTGGCGACGTGGTTGGCGCAGTGGGGTTCGCCCGTGAGAACGGGCTCGACCTCGCGATACGGGGAGGTGGCCACAGCGTTCCGGGGTTCGGGACCTCGGACGACGCAGTCGTCATCGATCTGTCGGGCATGCGGGATGTTCAGGTCGACCCGGAGCGCGCGACCGCACGGGCAGAAGGCGGCGCGACATGGGGCGTCTTCAACGACGCGACGCATCCCTACGGCCTGGCGACCACCGGGGGAATCGTCTCGACGACGGGAGTCGGCGGGCTCACCCTTGGAGGCGGCATCGGCTACCTCTCCAGGGGTGTCGGCCTGTCGTGCGACAACCTCCTCAGCGCCGAGGTGGTCACCGCCGACGGGCAGGTTCTGACGGCGAGCGAGGAGGAGAATCAGGATCTCTTCTGGGCCCTTCGCGGTGGGGGCGGAAATTTCGGGGTCGTGACGGCGTTCGAGTTTCGACTGCATCCCGTTAGGGACGTCTACGGGGGCCCGCTCTTCTTCGACCGTGCAGACGCGGGTGCTGTGTTACACGCCTATCGAGACTTCATCCAAGATGCACCGGAGGAGTTCGGAGGGTTCCCTGCCTGGCAGATCGCTCCGCCGCTCCCGTTCATTCCGGAAGAACGGCACGGTGAGACGATGCTCGCATTCGTGGCCTGCTGGGCCGGGCCCGTCGAGGATGGAGAGGATGTGTTGAAGCCGCTTCGCGACGCTGCTCCCGTCGTGGCCGAGCACGTGGGGCCAATGCCCTATCCCGCTCTCAATAGTGCATTCGATGCGCTCTATCCACCCGGCGACCTGCAGCACTACTGGAAGGCCAACTTCGTACAGGAACTCACCGATGAGGCGATCGACGCCCACCTCGAGCACGGCCCAAACGTGCCCGTAGTGAACTCGACCGTGCACATCTACCCGATCAACGGTGCCTGCCATCGGGTCGCGTCCGACGAGACCGCCTTCGCGTACCGCGACGCAACGTTCGCAACGGTCATCGCCGGCATGTGGCCGGATGCGGCCGACAACGAAGCCAACATCAAGTGGGTTCGGGACTACTACGACGCGGTGGCTCCTCTCTCGGAGGAAGGCGGCTACGTGAACTTCATGTCCGGCGACGACCAGGATCGGATCAAGGCGAACTACAAGGGGAACTACGACCGGCTGACCGACGTCAAGCGGAAGTATGACCCCGACAACCTGTTCCACTTGAACCAGAACATCCGGCCGTAG